The genomic window TACGCACAGGTCCCATAGCTTCAAGGTCATCTGCCAGCATTTCAGCGGCACGTTTGGACATATTAGCCATAATTTTTTCTTTCAGCACATCATCTGCGCCTTTAATTGCTTTCATCAACGCATCTTGTTGTACTTCACGTAATATCGCTTGAATACCACGGTCGTCTACATCGGCAAGGTTTTCGAAAACAAACATCAAGTCTTGAATTTGTTGACTCATCTCTTCGTCATGTTCACGAATTGAATCCATTAGCATACCTTCAACATTGGTATCCAAATAGTTCATAATGTCAGCTGCTGCTTTTAAACCGCCCATTTTAGCGGCTTGTGCACCTGCTTGACCGGCAAACTGTTTTTCCATAATTTCATTAAGTTCTTGTAATGCTGCCGGTTGAACTTCTTCAAGGTTGGCAATACGCATCATTAAATCTAAACGCACTTTTTCGGCAAACTGGCTCATAATTTCAGCCGATTGATCAGGGTCTAAATAGGAAAGTACAATGGTTTGAATTTGAGGATGCTCGTTACGAATAATATTGGCTACTTGTTTTGAGTCCATCCATTTCAATGAATCTAAACCTTTTGCGCCGCCTCCCATGACAATTTGATCAATTAAATTACCGGCTTTGTCTTCACCTAATGCTGCAGTTAATGCCTTGCGAACGAATTCTTCACTTTGGAAGCCAATGGTACTGAAGTTTTGTATTTCATGGATAAAGAGCTTATGAACAGCGGTAATTTTTTCTTGGGTGAAATCTTCCATAGCAGCCATAACCATGCCCACTTGTTGAACCTGCTTAGGCTCTAAGTGTTTTAATATTTGCGCGGCATCTTCTTCAGATAAACTTAGTAATAATATCGCAGCTTTCTCTGCACCATCAAGTTTGTCAACGTCAAAACCCTTAGGTGCAGGGGCTAACTCTTGCATTTCATCACTCATCTTCGTTCAACCAACTTTTAACCACTTGAGAGGAAAGTTCAGGCTCATTAGCAACAAGCGCTCGAACAGCTTTTAGTATATCTTCATCGCGATGTAAATCAGGTAATTGTAAACTACCATCAGGTGCAAAACCTACTGCCGCCGCATCAAAATCTGATGTTAGCATATCCATGGTTTCATCACCCAAATCAATGTGGCTATCGAGTGATTTATCACCGTAGTCATCAGGTGTTTGATCAGGGTTAATAAGACGTTTAAGCATAGGTTTAACAACGGCAAGTATCAATACAATAATCACTAATGCGCCCATGCCTAATTTGAAAAACTTTAATATGTCGGCATTCTCATAGAAAGGAACTTTAGGAGCATCCTCAATAATTTGACGAGAGAATGGCAAGGTAACAACTTCTAATACATCACCACGTTGTAAATTAAAACCAATACTCCCTTGTAATAAGCGACGAATATTTGACATTTCTTCAACAGATCTCGGTGAATCGGTAATCGCGCCTTCAGCATCAGCAGTTGCCAAGTAATCAAGTGCAACAGAAACGCTTACTCGACGAACGACACCTGCTTGTTGTTTGGTATGGCTGATAGCTTCGTCTAATTCATAATTTTTTGTTGATTCAAGGTGTTTACGACCAGGCATTGATCTTTGTTGTGCACCACCATTCGCATTTTCTGGAATATTTGAATCCAGTGGTGGCTGATTGCTTAACGCTCCAGGAATACCACCAAGTAAACCGCCAATCGTGTTGTCTTCGACTTTCATTTCACTGCGCAGTGCCGGTAAATCTGAATTATAACGACGCTGCATTTCTTCACTTGAGGTGAAATCCATAGTCACATTAACTTGTGCGGTGTAGTTCCCTAAGCCAACAACAGGGATGAGTATGCTGTCTATTTTGTTTAAATATTCATTTTCTCTTTTTTTCTCCATTTCAAACTCTTTGCGTGAGCGAGAAGAAACAGAGGTTTGTGAGCCTGAATTAAGTAAACGACCATTTTGATCTGTCACTGTAACTCGGTTAGGCTCCATTCCCTGAACGGCAGAAGCAATAATATCAACAACAGAGTCAACTTCTTCTTCAGATAACATCCGCCCTTTACGCATAGTTAGTACCACAGTGCCAGATGCGCTGCGGGTGCGTTTAGCAAAAATATTTTCGCGGGGTATCGCCAGTAAGACTTTTGCTCTAGAGATAGCTTGCAGTTCTTCAATGGTGCGAGCCAATTGCTGCTCACGAGAAAACTTAAGACGTTCTGTTTCAAGGCGCTGGCTGACACCAAAACCCATATCTTGCATAATAATTTCACTACCTTCTGTTGGTTCATCAGATAAACCTTCACGAGCGAGTAAAATTTTAATTTCTTGATATTGATCACTTTGTACTGAAATAGTGTTGTTTGCTTGACGATAATCCACTTGGTTAGCGTCTAGAAAGTCCATTGTTTTGATTAATTGTTCGGTAGGTTGTTTGGCAAGAAATCTATATTCGGCTTGATTTGCCCACATAATAACAAAAACAGCGATAGCTAAACATATTGCTAATGCCATAATTAAGGTGACTTGGCGTAATAAATCGACATTACCCATAGCAGAAGCAAAGCCTGATTTTTGCTCATCAGCCATATTATCAGCACCATCACTTGCCATTAACCCGGTGCCGCCATCGGCAGCAACCATTGAATTATTATCAGTATCAGCCACTTAATTTCTCCACTACCACTTGATTTTATTACGAAATACTATCTATTTTATACTAAGGTATTGTTAAACTGGCATATTCATTATTTCTTTATATGCTTCAACAAACTTATTACGTACTTGTACGGTGGCATCAAAAGCAATACCAGCTTTAGCGGAAGCAACCATGGTATCAGCGAGCGTAACGCTTCGGTCGCCCATTTCAAAAGCTATTTTCTTTGCTCCAGACTCTTTTTGAATATCATTGACATTATTCACCGCATCTTTAAGCATATCGCCAAAATTACTGGTCGACTTATTCAGCGCTGGAATAGCGCTGTCTCCCATACCAAGGTTATTGCCCATTTTTTCAAATGAAGCCCCCTGCAACGAAGAGTTTCCAAGCGACATACTTTGCATTTGTGCGTATAAAGAATTGGTATCGATATTCATGAGCTACTCACTTGTGTCAATTTTTTGCTACTAAGCCTATAAATAACGGTTTAAGTAACGATATAACGATGATATTGCAAGCATGGTGCCAGTATGAGAATTAAAGAATTATCGAGGTTATGGAAGGTTTAATGAGTGAAAACTGCAAATAACAGTAAAGCCAATATTTTAAATGAAAATATTGGCTTTATAGGAATATTACCCTTTTTAGCTATTGTTAGGCTGGTATTTGAATGCCCGAATCACGCATTCTTGCTATTTTATAGCGAAGCGTTCTAGGGCTAATGCCTAATCGTTCAGCAACATCTTTACGGCTACCTTGGCAAGCGGTGAGGGTATCAAGAATAATTTGATGCTCTTGTACTTTTAATTCATTACCAAGCATGTCTTCGCTATTATTTTCTAACGCCACATCAGTAATAATTTCACTGTCGAAATTTTCAATTAACAAGTCACCGGCATTAATAATCTGGTCGCTATGCAAAATAATGGCTCGTTGAATAACATTGTCTAATTCACGAACATTGCCTGGCCAATCGTAACTCGTCAGTTTATTTCTCGCCGAAGCGGTTAGTTCTGGAATAGCCATGTTATTCGCTAACGATGCTTGAGTAATTAAATGTTTGGCTAATGGCACAATATCATCTCTGCGTTTATTTAATGCTAACCAAGTTAATGGAAAGACATTTAAACGGTAGTAGAGATCTTCACGGAAGATACCATCTTTTACAGCAACTCTTAAATCACGGTTGCTGGTTGCGATAACACGAACATCAAGCTTAATTGTTTTACGACCTCCTAAGCGTTCAACTTCTCGCTCTTGTAAGACCCGTAAAATTTTTGCTTGTAAGCCAAGATCCATTTCAGTGATCTCGTCTAATAAAATAGTACCGCCCTGTGCTTGTTCAAATTTACCTGGGCACGCTTGAATGGCTCCGGTAAAGGCACCTTTTTCATAACCAAATAAAGTCGCTTCCAGCATATTCTCTGGAATTGCAGCACAGTTTATAGCAACAAAGGGCTTATCACTTCGGTTCGAATGGTAATGAACGTATTGTGCTAATACTTCCTTGCCAGAGCCACTGGGGCCGAGCACCATAACAGAAGCATCTGTGGTCGCGACTTTCTTTGCTAACGCTAATAGTTCAATACTTTGTGCGTCAGCAACCACAGGTTCATGCCGACTAGTCACATTCAATGGCACATATTGGTTAACCATATTGAGCAGCACTTCTGGCGCAAAAGGTTTTGCCATATAATTACAGGCGCCATCACGCATCGCTTGAACAGCATCATGAATCGTACCATATGCCGTCATTATCAGCACAGGTAAATTTGGCCAATTTCTTTTAATACTATTGAGTAGTGTTAAGCCCGACATACCATCCATTTGCACGTCACTAACGACGAGATCAACACTTTGTTCTTTAAGCGTGAGTAAAGCATCTTCACCTGATTGAGCTTCAATACATTGATAACCTGATAACTTTAAAGTATCCATCAGGGCTTCACGTAATCCTGCATCATCTTCAACAACTAATATTTTACTTTGACTCATTAGTGTTCTCCCCGTTAACATTGTTTGTGTCTAAAATAGGTAAGTGAATACAAAAGTGCGCGCCCTCTCCTGGCTTACTCACTAAGCGAACATCGCCTTGATGAGCCTTAGCAACTGACTTTACCACCGCTAAACCTAAGCCGGTTCCCTGTGCCCTTGATGTATAAAAAGGTTCAAAAATTTTATTGGCAAGCTCTTCACTAATACCTTGACCATTATCTTGTACACTAATATAAGCGTATTCATTTTGGCAGTAGGTGGTAATGGAAATCTCCGCACCCTGCTTAATAACTTGTAAACTGTTGTGAATTAAGTTTTCAATAGCACCGCTTAACGCACGTTTATTACCTAAGATTTGGCAATCGTCATCACAAAGTTTAATGTTTACTTTCGCTTTGGCCTGAACAATTAATGCTTCTACGGCGTTAACTGAATGGGTAATCAATTTATTAATTGAAAGTGGTTCAACAACTTTTTGCTTGCCACTTTTTGAAAACAACAACATATCGTTTACTTGTTGTTCTAGGTCGTGCAAGCGCGCCATTAATTTGTCTTGAAAGCTAGTTCGATCGTCTGAAGAAAGCTTTTTATTTTTTAAATTTGCGCCATATAACATAGCAGCAGAAAGCGGTGTGCGAATTTGATGAGCAAGCTTTGAAACCAAATGACCTAATGACGATAAACGCTGCATATGGCTAAGCTTATCTTGTAATAAACGCGTTTCGGTCAAATCAGTGATCATAATTAACTGGCCAGGTTGATCACCTAGAGCAGTAATTTCTAATTTAACTCGGCGGCCGTCTTTCAATGACACTTCATGCCAATCGTCGGCACGAGGTTTAAAGGAGCGTTTAATAACATCAAACCAAGCTTGACCAAGAATCGGTTCATCAAGTAACAAACTAGCAATTTTATTGGTTTTAATAACAATACCGTTACCATCAAGCATTATCATCCCGGTCGGCATAACATCAATAATTTGCTCGAGTTGATTAGACTTTTGACGAAGTAACGATAGCTCGCCACGGTATGCTTCACTTTCTAACGTATCGCTATGGGCAAATGACTGCGGAGTAAAAGCAAACTTAGCTTTATGAAACAGATTATCGTCCACACAATGAATGGGTGTAGACAATTTAGAAGATGCTGATGAATGTGAAACTGCAACGGCCATATACTTTACTCAATTTAGAAATACCAACTGAATAAAGCATTAACTATGCCAAAGAGGTTTTTTATTAATTTACATGATGTTAGAAGCTATTTTTAGAACAATTCTTGCCGTCAAAGATTTGGCTTTACTGTCTAAAAACATTCAATTCAACCAAAGATAAAGACGCTAACCCTCGCGATACTTTCCAGTACAACAGCTGGTGTAATAACGGATATAACAATCAATACATTTGGTTAACGTAGGATATTAGTTAATGTTTTTTTGTAAGTTATACTTACGCATTTTTTCAACTAATGTGGTTCGACGCATCCCTAATAATTCTGCCGAGCGTGCAACAACCCAATCATTTTTATCAAGTGCTTGGTTTATCATCGACACTTCAAGGTCCGCTAAGTATTCTTTTAAATTCAAGCCATCGTTTGGCAAAACATCAACCACAGATGCTTCATCTGGTTGGTCATCAAAACTGCTGGTATCTTCTTCGTCATCATAATCAAAGCCAGAAAATAGCTCATTTATCGCATCACGTTCTTGCAACTCATCAGGGTATTCAGGTTGATACTCTTCAACATCAATATGACGATACTTTGCCGGTAATTCACTGACATTAACCACTTGCTCAGCAAACATAATGATCATACGTTCAATTAAGTTAGATAATTCTCGAACATTACCTGCCCAAGCATGTAATTTTAAAGATTCAATCGCTTGCTCAGTAAAACGAACACCTTGTCCTTGCTCGGCTTCAAAACGAGAAATAAGTTCTTTAATCAGTAATGGAATATCTTCTTTTCTATCACGTAATGCCGGTGTTTCAATAGGAAAAACATTAAGACGATAGAATAAATCTTCGCGGAATGTGCCCGCGGTGATCATATCTTCTAAGTGCTGATGGGTTGCAGCAATAATACGCACATTGGTTTTAATACTCTTAGCGCCACCGACACGCTCAAAAGTACGTTCTTGCAGAACACGAAGTAGCTTCACTTGCATGGGTTGCGGCATATCACCTATTTCATCAAGAAATAATGTGCCACCCTCAGCCATTTCAAAACGCCCTTTACGGGTAGAAATAGCACCCGTAAAGGCACCTTTTTCATGACCAAATAATTCACTTTCCAATAATTCACCGGGTATAGCGCCACAGTTAACTGGAACAAAAGGCCCCTTAGCGCGGTCAGATAAATTATGAATATTACGTGCTACAACTTCTTTACCCGTACCTGACTCACCTAAAACCAAGACACTGGCTTGCGTACAAGCCACTTGTTCAATTAAAAAGCGCACTTGTAACATAGGTTCACTGGCGCCCACCAAAGAGCGGAATAACAAATTAGGACCGTTGTGATTTCGCTTGGAGGGTAATTGGTTATGGTATTGATGACAGTGATGTACTTGCTCGGTAAGCTGAGCATAATTTAAAGGCACAGCTAAACTGCCTAAAACATTAACAGCACCACTTAATAAAGTCGCGTCGAGTACATCATGGAGGATAAAAGGTGTTTCAGGGTGTTTTTTAACAAAATCGACCAGTAAATCACTGACCTTGCCACACAAAACAACCGTAAGAATATTATCAGTGTCTTTAAAATACTGCTCAATATCATCTTCAGGACACACATAAAAATGTTCACCGACAAATGATAATACGGTCGCTATTTGATCGCGTCTGGCAATGTCGTTATCAACGACAAGTACATGTTTTTGACCCTGCATATATCTAAAAAAACCATATTTTTGTTATCTATAATTTTATTCTAGCGAGATATAGTAAATAAGCAACAATAAATTGACACTACAACGCCATAAAATTGACTTAAATAGTATGATATTTATTGTCGTTAACCGATAAAGCAAGTCCAAAAAAGTGATTCTATCTAAATGATAAATCACGCTATCTTCATATAAAGGTAAAAAGGTCTAAAGATAAATAAAAATTTGCCGATAAATTTTCTAGGATAATTTTTTTATAGCAGAGCCCCATGGTTAGCATAAATACCAATGTAACTAGTTTGTTTTTGCAACGTCAACTCACCGATAACACTAATAAGTTATCGGTAACCTTTGCTCGACTGTCATCTGGTATGCGCATTAATTCAGCAGCAGATGATGCCGCCGGTTTACAAATATCAAATAGATTAACTTCACAAGTTAATGGTCTGGCTGTAGCACAGCGCAATGCTAACGACGGTATTTCAATTGCTCAAACGGCTGAGGGTGCTTTAAACGAATCGACCAATATTCTCTTTAGAATGCGTGACCTTTCACTACAAGCGAGTAATGGATCATTATCTACAGACGATAAGGGCGCTCTAAATAAAGAATCAGAGCAATTAAAGCTAGAATTAGACAGAATTAATAGTACCACCTCTTTTGGGGGTGATAATATTTTTGAGCAAACGGATCAAGTTGCTTCAGGTGGAGGAACTGAAGCTGAGCGAAATATTCTTCAAATTCTTCAAAGTGGTGTTTTAGCTGAATCTGAAGACATCATTCAAGATGTATTAGGCTTAACAGGCGATGGGGCTAAATTTAAAATAGACCTAGAATTTGACGCTGTTGGCGGCGTATTAGCTTCAGTTGCCTATGCTAGTGGCACTGGCGCCAATTTAACTATGACTATAGATTTAGCTGATTTCTCTTCACTTGATGCTGATAAAACAAAACTTTTAAAATCAACATTGTTACATGAAGTGGTTCATGCCGTTATGGCAAATCAAATGGACTTATCTAACACACCTACTTGGTTTGTAGAGGGTACCGCTGAAGCTGTTAGTGGTGCTGATTCCAGAGTCGCTGCCGATATATCAAACCTAGGCGTTCCTGCAATAAAATCACAGTTAAACTCAATATTTTCCAATAATAGTGCTCCACTTTCAACGCCAACTGAAGTGGCAGGGGTTTATTCTGGCGGCTATATTGCTATGCGTTACCTCGAAAATCAGATTGGCAGTACGGGCATAAAATCTTTTATGGGCGCACTTGCAGGCGGACAAACATTTGATGCTGCTTTAAATTCTACCACGAGCTATGCAAATACTGAGGCGTTAAGGTCTGAAATTATGGCGGGCACTACTTTTGAAGATTTTATTACCAGTGATATAAATACGGGCAATGCTGACAACGGCGCTTTTGGTGGTTTAGATGCTTCGGGTGGACCAAGCAGAGCAGAAACTATCGTCGGCGCAAACGGTGCTCCGACAACGGCAAATTTCAGTGCTTTTTTTGTAAGTGGAGATGACGATAATAATGCTGGTGATTATGGCGCTGGTGTTAACTGGGATAGTCATGCTTTCGACGAAGTCGCTTTAGCAAATTATAGTACGGCATTTACATTAGCGGGTTCAAAAACTGACTTTCAAATTGGTGCAGATGCTAACCAAACCATAGATTTAGAAATTGCCGGCTTTTCCAGTAAAAATATGGGACTTGCTAATGTAGACCTTATTGAAGATTCCCAATCAGCAATCAAAAAAATTGATGATGCACTTAATTATATAGGGCAACAGCGTTCAGGTTTAGGTGCTTTTATGAACAGATTAGAGTACACCATTTCAAATCTAAGCAATATTAGTGAAAACGTTTCTGCAAGTCGTTCTCGAATACAAGATACCGATTTTGCCACAGAAACAGCGCAATTAACCTCTTTACAAATTAAGCAACAAGCAACAACCGCGTTACTCGCACAGAGCAACATAGCTGCAGAGTCTATATTAAAATTACTCGGCTAAAGCGAGTGTCAAAATTTTGCCATCTGCTTACGCTAAATATATTTATTTTTATAATTATCACGGTTAGCACTATTATCTAAAAGTCATAAATTACATTTAACTTCAATCACTTAGTGAAATAAATAATATTAATAAAATCAATCAAAATATTTGGCATAAAAAAAGCATAGTTGGTATTAATAACCATATTTTACATAATAGGAAATCAGATGTTGATCATAAATGGCACGGCTGAATTAATGCATGATAATAAAGAGTTTACTAAAGGGACCCGTCACGAGTTCAATATGTTTTCAAAAGAAATGCCTTTTGAACAACAAATCAGTCAAATAGAAGAGTATTTAGTCACTCGCGGTTGGGATAATATTGAGGTAATAAGCAACGGTGTCTTAAATAACAAAGAAGATATAACTCATGATGTGTTACTGCAGGCTTATCAAAAAGCACAAAATGAAGGCTTTGCGGTAACTGTAAATAACCAACCTTTAGTTTAAGTTAGCTAACTTAAAAGTTAACGTCTAAAGCTATTGTTTCAATTCTACAAGTTTTCTATACTGAAGGTATAGCTAACGAGGAGGTGTCTATGACACATACATCACTTAAAAAGTATCAACAAACCAATAAAAGCACTGCTCAGCAGGCATCACCTTATCAATTAGTTGCTATGCTATTTCAAAAATTATTAGGTAATATCGCTACTGCTAAAGGCGCAATTTCACAAAACAATTTTGAAAAAAAAGGCACTGAGCTATCAAACGCTATCGCTATTATTGGTGTTTTAGAGGGCTCTCTTGATTTTAAACAAGGTGGTGAAGTTTCAGAAAACTTAGCTTCACTTTATAAATATTGTTCAGAACAGTTATTAGTTGCTAGCAGTAATAATGACCCTGACAAGCTAGAGGAGGTTATCCAAATATTATTACCTATAAAGTCTGGTTGGGACTCCATTCCTCTAGAAAGCCAGGGTAAGGTTAGTTTTTAGTGCCAAATAACACAAAAACAGCCATTAAACAGATAAACGATGTATCGCGACAGTTATTGTCGCGCATACAGTCAGTGCAAAAAAACAGTCAGAATACTCACGATTTAGCTGAAACTTCTGAAGAAGAAAATTCAAAAGAAATCAGTCAACTACCTGAGTTAATGTCCCAAAGAAAAGAATTAATCACTCACTTATTTAGTCATTTTTCATCTATCGATATATCATCAGAGGAAGCCCTAATAATTGAGATGACCAGTCTTGACAATGAATTAACTAGCCAATCAAAAGCCTGTAAAAATATAATCACTGAGCAAATAATTAAACTCAAGAATAGTACAAAAATCATTAAATCCTATAAAAAGTATTAGCACCTACTCCGAGTAATCGTTTTCCTCTTTTCTCAACTTGTGACCTATTAAGCTCATTCAAAGCCCCCCATTATAAATGAGTAAACCAATACATCTGTTTTTTTTGTTCAACCTTCTATTTTACACCCTATACTGAGGATATTGGCAAGCTAATTAGAACGATGCAGGGGTGCTGTTATGTCAGTTAAAAATCAGTTGACCGCAAGTAGTGGTATAGCGCGTAGTCTTGATTCTAAATCTGCATCTATAACGAAAGACATGCCATTAAAACCTAATTTAGGAGTATTTGCTTCTGATGTTGTTGAAATATCAACGCTTGGTATTGAAAAAACAAAAGGAAATTCAAGTTGAAGCAACTAGAAAAAAATTGAAAAAATTGCAATTGAGGTGATTAGGAGCAGCTCAACCATAGGCAGAGCTCATTCAGTGGGGAATTTATCAAACAACCAAGCCACTAGTCTTTATTTATTCTTTCGTACCACACCCGGCATGTTATCTAATTGAGCCATCAAGTAAGAGCTAGTAGAGTTCAAACCGGCAACGATTAAATCCATTGCATTATACTGGGCATATAAACGTGCCTCTAGTGACTCAATTCTACGTCCAAACGCTAAACGGTCATCATCTATTCTCTCTAACTGGCTGGTTCCACTGTCAATACGATTTTGAATAATGCCGTCTGTATCAGTATAAAACGCTGTAAGACTTTTAAGTGAACTGGCAAAACCATCAGTTGAGTCAGAGCCGACAAAAAATTGTTCTACCCCAGCAACATCACTTTCAATGAATTCATTCAAATCTTCAGAATCTAAAGTCAACACACCATAACGGTCACTACGCACACCAAGTTCAGATAAAGAAATGCTATTACCATTACCTGTATCAAAGCTTTTACTCAGCTCTTGGCGTAATTTCCCCATAACACCACGTAATAATGAATCACCCGCTAATGGGCCAGTACCACCTTCTCCTGCGGCACCTAGTTGTTTGCTTAGTTTCTGTAATTCATTATAACTTTCAACAAATTTTTCAACACCAGACTGAATATTAGCATTATTAGCACTAAAACTAATTTTGCTTATATCATCATCAACGTCATGCATTTTTTTTGCCGTGATATCAACACCGTCAATAACATTTTTAAATTCGTTCGTACTACTAGAAACAACCAAAGTACCATCAACGGTAATTTGCGCATCTACAGCTTTGTCAATCTCTGCTAAATTTGTAATATGATTTAGCGGATCGACATCTGAAACATCATAAGCAAGACGAGACAAACCGAGATTATCAGTGTCATTACCATCACTAAGATCACTAACGGTAGTAGTAATAGCATTAGCAACACCCGTTTCTTTACTAGTCATAATAAGGTGCTGACCCAAATCATCGGTGACTATGGTGGCAATAACAGAATCGTTATCAACACTGTCATTAATAGCATCTCGAATATCACTTAAGGTATCGGTTGCTGAAACGGCAATATCAAAATTACTGGTTGCTACAGCAATATTTAACGTACCTTCGCCAACAGCTTCAGTGTCACCAATAGCGCCAGACATTAACTTGTGTGATTGCGCTAAGGCATCCACTTTAACTGAATAGTTACCAATCTGAGCATCTTTACTAGCCGTTAAGTTAACAAAGCTATCTGCACCACTGGCTCTACGCAATTGATAATTATCAGCGTCAGCCAAATCAGCAATAGAGTTAGTAACACTTTCTAATGCCGATTTAAGTGCACCAATAGCAGAGATATCAGTGGTAATCGCTGATTGCTGTTTGTTAGATCGAGAAACATAAGGAGCGGTTTCAGCACCAACAATAGCTTCAACAATTTCGCTAACCTGTAAACCAGAACCTATCCCTGTAAACGTTAAATTAGGCATAAGACCCCCTTAATATTTCATATGTGAAATTAAGTCTAATATCGAGACCAGACAAGTTACAAACAATTATACCTTAGCATCAATAAAACCGCCTACTGAATCAGACAGCTTAGCTACTAAAGTTAATACTTCTTCTGAAGGGTATTGTTTAACTAAGTCACCACTACTTTTATCAATAACTTTAATCACATCGCGTCCTGAATCTTTATCAACAGAAAACTCTAAGCCACGATTCATTTCTCCAACAAAGTCCTGCAATTGCTGAGCCACTTTCTCGAGTTGTTGTGGTGTTAATTGCTCTTCACTAACTTGTTCCGCTTGTTCCGCTTGTTCGCTAACAACAATGGCAGAATTCTTATCACTTACTATGAGTTTATTATCTTTAGTATTACCGGTAACTTCTATCGATTCGCTAGGCTTTCTAAACTCAGGAGTTAAGTTAGCCAAACTAACGTCTGTACTACTGTCTATTACACTCATTATAGACTCCTTATGTTATTTCAACAGCTGTTTCAGACTAATGAATATCCTTGTCTAAACATAAAATAACTACGATTAATTAAACACAAAAAGGAAGAGGTATAATTGCCCCTTCCTTTTTCACATTTTAGGCTGGACCTAAACCTTAATGACTGCGAGCTTAACCGATTAAACTTAGTGCTGCTTGTGGTAACTGGTTAGCCTGAGCCAAAATTGACGTACCTGCTTGTTGCAAGATTTGGTTCTTAGTCATATTAGCTGTTTCTACTGCAAAGTCAGTATCTTGAATACGGCTACGTGACGCTGATACATTCTCTTGGATGTTAGATAAGTTACTAATCGTATGACCAAAACGGTTTTGTACCGCACCTAAATCAGCACGTTGTGAATCTATTTGAGACAAAGCACCATCAATAACAGCTAATGCATCTTGAGACTTACTCGCCGTTGTTAAATCAACCGTTGATATTTTATCTAAAGCTGAGGTGCCTGACACACCCATAGTCGCCTGTGAAACAGTTACTGAAAAAGCATCTTCAGAAGTAAGCTTAATTGCGCCAGTTATACGCGCTGTATCTGAAACTGCACCAGCTGTTACTGTGATGGCTGCATTAGTATCACCGTCTGCATCAACAGCCTCTAAGCTTAC from Colwellia sp. PAMC 20917 includes these protein-coding regions:
- the fliG gene encoding flagellar motor switch protein FliG, with protein sequence MSDEMQELAPAPKGFDVDKLDGAEKAAILLLSLSEEDAAQILKHLEPKQVQQVGMVMAAMEDFTQEKITAVHKLFIHEIQNFSTIGFQSEEFVRKALTAALGEDKAGNLIDQIVMGGGAKGLDSLKWMDSKQVANIIRNEHPQIQTIVLSYLDPDQSAEIMSQFAEKVRLDLMMRIANLEEVQPAALQELNEIMEKQFAGQAGAQAAKMGGLKAAADIMNYLDTNVEGMLMDSIREHDEEMSQQIQDLMFVFENLADVDDRGIQAILREVQQDALMKAIKGADDVLKEKIMANMSKRAAEMLADDLEAMGPVRISEVEAAQKEILSVARRLSDAGEIMLGGAGGGDEFL
- the fliF gene encoding flagellar basal-body MS-ring/collar protein FliF, producing MADTDNNSMVAADGGTGLMASDGADNMADEQKSGFASAMGNVDLLRQVTLIMALAICLAIAVFVIMWANQAEYRFLAKQPTEQLIKTMDFLDANQVDYRQANNTISVQSDQYQEIKILLAREGLSDEPTEGSEIIMQDMGFGVSQRLETERLKFSREQQLARTIEELQAISRAKVLLAIPRENIFAKRTRSASGTVVLTMRKGRMLSEEEVDSVVDIIASAVQGMEPNRVTVTDQNGRLLNSGSQTSVSSRSRKEFEMEKKRENEYLNKIDSILIPVVGLGNYTAQVNVTMDFTSSEEMQRRYNSDLPALRSEMKVEDNTIGGLLGGIPGALSNQPPLDSNIPENANGGAQQRSMPGRKHLESTKNYELDEAISHTKQQAGVVRRVSVSVALDYLATADAEGAITDSPRSVEEMSNIRRLLQGSIGFNLQRGDVLEVVTLPFSRQIIEDAPKVPFYENADILKFFKLGMGALVIIVLILAVVKPMLKRLINPDQTPDDYGDKSLDSHIDLGDETMDMLTSDFDAAAVGFAPDGSLQLPDLHRDEDILKAVRALVANEPELSSQVVKSWLNEDE
- the fliE gene encoding flagellar hook-basal body complex protein FliE yields the protein MNIDTNSLYAQMQSMSLGNSSLQGASFEKMGNNLGMGDSAIPALNKSTSNFGDMLKDAVNNVNDIQKESGAKKIAFEMGDRSVTLADTMVASAKAGIAFDATVQVRNKFVEAYKEIMNMPV
- a CDS encoding sigma-54-dependent transcriptional regulator, which translates into the protein MSQSKILVVEDDAGLREALMDTLKLSGYQCIEAQSGEDALLTLKEQSVDLVVSDVQMDGMSGLTLLNSIKRNWPNLPVLIMTAYGTIHDAVQAMRDGACNYMAKPFAPEVLLNMVNQYVPLNVTSRHEPVVADAQSIELLALAKKVATTDASVMVLGPSGSGKEVLAQYVHYHSNRSDKPFVAINCAAIPENMLEATLFGYEKGAFTGAIQACPGKFEQAQGGTILLDEITEMDLGLQAKILRVLQEREVERLGGRKTIKLDVRVIATSNRDLRVAVKDGIFREDLYYRLNVFPLTWLALNKRRDDIVPLAKHLITQASLANNMAIPELTASARNKLTSYDWPGNVRELDNVIQRAIILHSDQIINAGDLLIENFDSEIITDVALENNSEDMLGNELKVQEHQIILDTLTACQGSRKDVAERLGISPRTLRYKIARMRDSGIQIPA
- a CDS encoding sensor histidine kinase → MAVAVSHSSASSKLSTPIHCVDDNLFHKAKFAFTPQSFAHSDTLESEAYRGELSLLRQKSNQLEQIIDVMPTGMIMLDGNGIVIKTNKIASLLLDEPILGQAWFDVIKRSFKPRADDWHEVSLKDGRRVKLEITALGDQPGQLIMITDLTETRLLQDKLSHMQRLSSLGHLVSKLAHQIRTPLSAAMLYGANLKNKKLSSDDRTSFQDKLMARLHDLEQQVNDMLLFSKSGKQKVVEPLSINKLITHSVNAVEALIVQAKAKVNIKLCDDDCQILGNKRALSGAIENLIHNSLQVIKQGAEISITTYCQNEYAYISVQDNGQGISEELANKIFEPFYTSRAQGTGLGLAVVKSVAKAHQGDVRLVSKPGEGAHFCIHLPILDTNNVNGENTNESK